The Phaeodactylum tricornutum CCAP 1055/1 chromosome 6, whole genome shotgun sequence region ATTCAAAAACCGGATTCGAATCCTTTGGCCATCCCTTCCAGGGCAGCCGCTTGCGCTAAACACTTTATTGGCTATTCCATGCCGCGCGATGGTCATGATCGTAGTCCAAGTTGGATTCCCACTCGCCACTTGTACCAATATTTTGTCCCACCGTGGCAGTATGCAATGAAGCAAAACGCACTCACCGTGATGGAATCATACACGGAAACAGACGGTGTACCCAACGTCGCAAATCCTCAAGCGCTGAACTATCTACTGCGTCAGCGTTTGGGTTTTGATGGCGTTCTTGTGACCGACTATGAGGAGATTCGCAATGCAAATACATGGCACCACATCGCTGTGAATGACACACAGGCAACTATCAAGTCGTTATTGGATGGTAGCGTGGACATGAGTATGATTCCATGGGACGCGGATGGATTTCGCGATGGAATTTTGGCAGGAATTCAAGGCCATCGGTTGTTTGAATGGCGATTGAACCAATCAACGGAGCGTGTCCTAAAGCTGAAGGAGACCCTGAACATGTATCACGAAAATCTCGCGATAGAAGATCCCAATCTTGCAATGATTGGTTCGGACGAACCGGCGGTCTTGGACATGGCCCAACAATCACTCATTCTAGCAGAGAATGATGGGTTGTTGCCTTTGAGTTTAAATACTCGGCACAAGATTCTCGTGACTGGTCCAACGTCAAGCTCGTTGATACATCAGTCTGGGGGTTGGACTGGTCAGTGGCAAGGGGCTTTATCTGACGATTGGTTTGCCCATGGATCAACAGTATTCGATGCCTTTTCACGGGAAGAGGCCTGGGATGTTTCCTTTAGTTGTGGTGTCAATATTTTGGGCGGTGAATGCGATGACGAAGTGAGTCGCCAGAAAACTTTTTTCATCGAAGAGATCGAAGAATGGGTCGGAAGGGGACCTTCAACGTCCATCGAGCGTGCAGTCAAAGCGGCAGCATCGAAAGACGTTGTGCTGGTGTGCGTCGGCGAAGAAGCTTACACCGAGAAACCTGGTGACATACGGTCTATGGAGCTACCACAAGGACAATATGAACTGGTGAAAGCGCTCAAAGAGAACTCGGTTGTCAAGATTGTACTTGTATACTTTGGTGGACGTCCAAGGCTGCTAAGGAAAATGGTCGAGCAGGCGGACGCAACCATTGTGGCTTTCCTGCCTGGACCGACAGCGGGCGAAGCGCTGAAAAATTTAGTTAGCGGGCAAATCAATCCTAGCGGCAAAATGCCCATTACGTATCCTAAGTATTCGGACAACGGAGGCATCCCCTACTTCCATTCCGTGTCGGACAAATGCACTGATGGGTTAGCTGCCATGCCACATTTCGATTATGTCCCTTGTGAAGTGCAGTGGTCGTTTGGGCACGGTCTGAGCTACACTAGCTTTCAGTATTCTGATCTAAAGTCATCCGCTAAAGACGGTAGTGATTTGATCGTCTCAGTCAGAATTAAAAACACTGGGTCAACGGGTGGGTCAGAAGCGGTCATGCTTTTTACGTTTGACGAAAATCGACCCACTACTC contains the following coding sequences:
- a CDS encoding beta-glucosidase (Hydrolyzes terminal, non-reducing beta-D-glucose residues of beta-glucosides; glycosyl hydrolase family 3), which encodes MVAENKSRQIDSSFRNLKRKSQIEEMLSSMTIEEKIGQMSQIDINMIIEDDSEGNGKKRLNVAAAELYLGERGIGSVLNLVSGASWTAQDFRQVAVQLKEISDRYNRPPVIWGLDSVHGANYILGASIPPQPINMAATFNLTVPYQAGIIASRDTRAAGITWLFSPLLGIALEPRWSRVYETFGEDPTMVGLMAAQMIAGIQKPDSNPLAIPSRAAACAKHFIGYSMPRDGHDRSPSWIPTRHLYQYFVPPWQYAMKQNALTVMESYTETDGVPNVANPQALNYLLRQRLGFDGVLVTDYEEIRNANTWHHIAVNDTQATIKSLLDGSVDMSMIPWDADGFRDGILAGIQGHRLFEWRLNQSTERVLKLKETLNMYHENLAIEDPNLAMIGSDEPAVLDMAQQSLILAENDGLLPLSLNTRHKILVTGPTSSSLIHQSGGWTGQWQGALSDDWFAHGSTVFDAFSREEAWDVSFSCGVNILGGECDDEVSRQKTFFIEEIEEWVGRGPSTSIERAVKAAASKDVVLVCVGEEAYTEKPGDIRSMELPQGQYELVKALKENSVVKIVLVYFGGRPRLLRKMVEQADATIVAFLPGPTAGEALKNLVSGQINPSGKMPITYPKYSDNGGIPYFHSVSDKCTDGLAAMPHFDYVPCEVQWSFGHGLSYTSFQYSDLKSSAKDGSDLIVSVRIKNTGSTGGSEAVMLFTFDENRPTTPEYKRLRAFEKIWLASGEERTVTLTVSPEELHFIGPHNDKHYISDPAMRFWVGMGASTDCRSNPDSDLCSIVEPSVGEEAMFNNCCDVACDLWTSSQCADQYGFDQASCLALCSSISSYPTSATTLGKDGWGWNYVECLESVLWGFEQVNELPQCWKMTTLCRDVFQTKNFDEYGLGPGITPQKILPRGVTWMPNAVAVIAALISSYMMAQAMRGGFCRRTDESNERDAIQFSRVQTEQD